Part of the Niallia alba genome is shown below.
GGCACATAATAGGCTAAATTATTTTTCACTAATAGATAAATGGTTTCTATTACGGATAAGGAAGAAGGACCACGATCTGTTAGATCTCCTACAAACGCTAGCTTTCTTCCTTGAGGATGCTGTGGATAACCTTGTTCCCAAGTGTATCCTAATTTTTCTGTTAATTGCTTGAACTCCTCATAGCATCCATGAATATCTCCGATGATATCCAGTTTCATAAAATCCCCCTTCCTGTTCTTTTTATACTATACCCCATTGCTGTACCTAGCATTTTTGTTAATTGTTTCTGGTTTTGGGGAAAGATAAAGTGATGACATGTATGTATAAAAATAAAAGACAAATTGTCTATCTTTTGTTACTATAAAAAACATATTTATTTTCCAAAAAGAGAGGAGGAAAAGCGAATGTCAGAAAAAATATTAACAAATGAAGCACAGCGTGGTGTCATTCTCCATTCTTTACAAAATGAAAACTTACAGGAGTTTCGAAAAAATTTCCTTGATTTACATCCTTATGATCAAGCTTCCTTTTTTAAGGAAATGGAGATAGAAGAAAGAGCTCAAGTGTTTGAATATTTAGCTCCAAGTGAAATTGCCGAAATGTTTGCGAATTTAGAAATGGATAACTGGGAGTATCAAGCGATATTTTCCAAGCTTCTGCCTAATTATGTAGCAGAGACTTTGGCAAATATGTCTATTGATGATGCTGTCGATATTTTAAATGTTTTAGATAAAGAGCAAGTAGAAAGTTATTTGGCCATAATGAAACAACCTACTGCAGCAAGGATTAAAGCACTGATGCATTATGAAGAATCAACTGCAGGAAGTATTATGACTGTAGACTATATTAGTTTATCGGCAGAACAAACAGTAGAAACGGCAATGGAAATTTTGAAAAGAGAGGCTCCAAACGCAGAGACGATTTACTATATTTATGTTGTAAATGAAGAAAAACAATTAGTCGGTGTTGTATCTTTACGAAGTCTAATCATTAGTGATAATCAAACTCTAATAAAAGAAATTATGAACGATCGTATTTATTCGGTCTCGGTAAGTGAGGATCAGGAAGAGGTAGCTAAAAAAATGCAGGACTATGATTTTTTAGCACTTCCAGTTGTTGATTTTCAAAAACGATTACTTGGGATAATTACCATTGATGACATTGTTGATGTTATACAAGAGGAAGCATCTGAGGATTATTCAAAGTTTGCTGCTGTATCTAGCATGGATTTTGTTGATCAGCATCCATTTTCTGCTGCAAAAAAAAGACTCCCGTGGCTAATCATTTTATTATTTCTCGGTATGTTTACAGCAAGCCTTATTGGCCGGTTTGAAGAAACGTTAGATCAAGTTGCCATTCTCGCTGTGTTTATTCCATTAATAGCTGGTATGGCTGGGAACACAGGAACGCAAGCTCTAGCTGT
Proteins encoded:
- the mgtE gene encoding magnesium transporter; the protein is MSEKILTNEAQRGVILHSLQNENLQEFRKNFLDLHPYDQASFFKEMEIEERAQVFEYLAPSEIAEMFANLEMDNWEYQAIFSKLLPNYVAETLANMSIDDAVDILNVLDKEQVESYLAIMKQPTAARIKALMHYEESTAGSIMTVDYISLSAEQTVETAMEILKREAPNAETIYYIYVVNEEKQLVGVVSLRSLIISDNQTLIKEIMNDRIYSVSVSEDQEEVAKKMQDYDFLALPVVDFQKRLLGIITIDDIVDVIQEEASEDYSKFAAVSSMDFVDQHPFSAAKKRLPWLIILLFLGMFTASLIGRFEETLDQVAILAVFIPLIAGMAGNTGTQALAVAVRGIATGDIGKESSLKLIVREAGTGFITGTICGILVTMVVYVWKGDFFLGMLVGISILGTLIVATIAGAIIPLIMHKFNIDPAVASGPFITTINDIISILIYFGMATMFMSYLTN